A single window of Mustela erminea isolate mMusErm1 chromosome 4, mMusErm1.Pri, whole genome shotgun sequence DNA harbors:
- the CDKN1A gene encoding cyclin-dependent kinase inhibitor 1, producing the protein MEEPSREYRQIPRGSKACRRLFGPVDSEQLRRDCDALMAGCVQEAQERWNFDFITETPLEGDFAWERVWGLGLPKLYLPTGSRGGRDDLGGGKWPSPSSGLLQGTTQEDHLDLSLSCTLMPHSPERPEGSPGAPSTSQGRKRRQTSMTDFYHSKRRRIFSKRKP; encoded by the exons ATGGAGGAGCCATCCAGGGAATACCGGCAGATCCCTCGGGGCAGCAAAGCTTGCCGCCGGCTCTTCGGCCCCGTGGACAGTGAGCAGCTGCGGCGAGACTGTGACGCGCTGATGGCCGGCTGCGTGCAGGAGGCCCAGGAGCGATGGAACTTCGACTTCATCACTGAGACGCCGCTGGAGGGCGACTTTGCCTGGGAGCGTGTGTGGGGCCTGGGCCTGCCCAAGCTCTACCTGCCTACGGGGTCCCGGGGGGGCCGGGATGACCTGGGAGGGGGCAAGTGGCCCAGCCCTTCGTCTGGCCTGCTTCAGGGGACCACTCAGGAGGACCATCTGGACCTGTCGCTCTCCTGCACCCTCATGCCTCACTCCCCTGAGCGGCCAGAGGGATCCCCAGGGGCGCCTAGCACCTCTCAGGGCCGGAAACGGCGGCAGACCAGCATGACAG atttctaTCACTCCAAACGCCGGCGGATCTTCTCCAAGAGGAAGCCCTAA